From a region of the Arvicanthis niloticus isolate mArvNil1 chromosome 6, mArvNil1.pat.X, whole genome shotgun sequence genome:
- the LOC117709827 gene encoding prostatic spermine-binding protein-like, with protein sequence MLRKHLYLPHLAHACFLLLSFMKSWHLPLGPEPSGAMLLLLTLVLLASPTCRAQNVLGNKAGDYFYVQGEAQGELKGVRIFLSLLKFIKGIQLQFGNYWSDVYGSRSPEYKEFLLEDGERVIKVEGSANLCLTSLSFTTNKGRVATFGVKMGSSFYDSGGSDKHLATVNGTHTPGLCITGMSFKWEDNAKDLMSMEPVKEPGHSANISNKTEDKGKDEDNDDDDHDDDDDNDDNDDYDDDDDDDDDDDDDDDDDDDDDKKDEKE encoded by the exons ATGTTGAGAAAACATCTGTACttaccacacctggctcatgCATGCTTTTTATTGCTG AGCTTCATGAAGTCTTGGCACCTCCCTCTGGGTCCTGAACCCTCAGGAGCCATGCTGCTGTTGCTGACCTTGGTTCTTCTTGCCAGTCCTACCTGCAGAGCCCAGA ATGTCCTGGGGAATAAGGCCGGTGACTATTTCTACGTTCAAGGAGAAGCCCAGGGAGAACTCAAGGGCGTGCGGATCTTCCTAAGTCTTTTAAAGTTCATCAAGGG CATCCAGCTGCAGTTTGGCAATTACTGGAGTGATGTCTATGGATCCCGGTCACCAGAGTATAAAGAGTTTCTTCTGGAGGACGGCGAGCGCGTGATAAAGGTGGAGGGCAGCGCCAATCTCTGCCTGACCTCCCTGAGCTTCACTACAAACAAGGGGCGTGTGGCCACCTTTGGTGTTAAAATGGGCAGTTCCTTCTATGACAGTGGAGGATCAGACAAGCACCTAGCAACTGTCAATGGTACACACACACCAGGCCTCTGCATCACAGGGATGAGCTTCAAATGGGAAGATAATGCAAAGGACTTGATGTCCATGGAGCCTGTAAAAGAGCCAGGACACAGCGCTAACATTTCCAACAAGACGGAAGATAAAGGCAAAGACgaggataatgatgatgatgaccatgacgatgatgatgacaatgacgacAATGATGATTATGACgatgacgacgacgatgatgacgatgacgatgatgatgatgatgatgatgatgacgacgacaagaaagatgaaaaagaataG